A region of Anguilla anguilla isolate fAngAng1 chromosome 18, fAngAng1.pri, whole genome shotgun sequence DNA encodes the following proteins:
- the LOC118218002 gene encoding potassium voltage-gated channel subfamily G member 3-like isoform X1 yields MKFGKSICILNVGGTKYAFPRDVIKDFPLRRVSRLHNCASEKEVLEVCDDYDRERNEFFFDRHSEAFGFIMLYVKYGKLRFVPQMCELSFYNEMIYWGLESSHLEFCCQRRLDDRMSDTYTYFSEEDTKVEDDLRGEDVPEDSAGTGRGSAKWLERMRRTFEEPTSSIAAQILASVSVIFVIVSMVILCASTLPDWKTAENNSVEEHRYTESLEHPSGIIEAVCIGWFTAECIVRFIVSKDKCEFVRRPLNIIDLLAITPYYVSVLMTVLTGENSQLQRAGVTLRVLRMMRIFWVIKLARHFLGLQTLGLTLKRCYREMVMLLVFICVAMAIFGALAQLLEHGLDLEMGNEDYASIPAACWWVIISMTTVGYGDMYPITMPGRVLGGLCVVSGIVLLALPITFIYHSFVQCYHELKFRSARCTRSLSAEFLN; encoded by the exons ATGAAGTTTGGAAAGAGCATTTGCATTCTAAACGTGGGTGGCACAAAATATGCGTTTCCCAGGGACGTGATCAAGGATTTTCCTCTGAGAAGAGTGAGTCGTCTGCACAACTGCGCCTCTGAGAAAGAAGTGCTGGAAGTCTGCGATGACTACGATCGGGAACGGAACGAGTTTTTCTTCGACAGACACTCCGAAGCTTTCGGTTTCATCATGTTGTACGTGAAGTATGGCAAGCTCAGGTTTGTTCCGCAGATGTGCGAGCTGTCATTCTACAACGAAATGATCTACTGGGGTCTGGAGAGCTCCCACTTGGAGTTCTGCTGCCAGCGGCGGCTGGACGACAGGATGTCCGACACGTACACCTACTTCTCAGAGGAGGACACCAAAGTTGAAGATGATTTGAGAGGCGAAGACGTGCCGGAGGACTCTGCCGGCACTGGGAGAGGGAGCGCAAAGTGGTTGGAAAGAATGAGAAGGACTTTTGAGGAGCCAACCTCGTCTATCGCGGCGCAGATTCTGGCCTCGGTCTCCGTAATTTTTGTGATAGTGTCCATGGTAATACTTTGCGCGAGCACTCTACCGGACTGGAAAACTGCCGAGAACAACAGCGTGGAGGAGCACAGGTACACAGAGAGTTTAGAGCATCCATCGGG GATCATCGAGGCGGTCTGCATTGGCTGGTTCACGGCGGAGTGCATAGTGCGCTTCATCGTGTCCAAAGACAAGTGCGAGTTCGTGCGGCGGCCGCTCAACATCATCGACCTGCTGGCCATCACGCCGTACTACGTCTCGGTCCTGATGACCGTGCTGACGGGCGAGAACTCGCAGCTGCAGCGCGCGGGCGTCACCTTGCGCGTGCTGCGCATGATGCGCATCTTCTGGGTCATCAAGCTGGCGCGGCACTTCCTGGGCCTGCAGACGCTGGGCCTGACGCTGAAGCGCTGCTACCGCGAGATGGTGATGCTGCTGGTGTTCATCTGCGTGGCCATGGCCATCTTCGGAGCGCTGGCCCAGCTGCTGGAGCACGGCCTGGACCTGGAGATGGGCAACGAGGACTACGCCAGCATCCCGGCCGCCTGCTGGTGGGTTATTATCTCCATGACCACCGTCGGCTATGGAGACATGTACCCCATCACCATGCCTGGGCGCGTGCTGGGCGGCCTGTGCGTGGTGAGCGGCATCGTCCTGCTGGCGCTGCCCATCACCTTCATCTACCACAGCTTCGTGCAGTGCTACCACGAGCTGAAGTTCCGTTCGGCCCGCTGTACCCGCAGCCTGTCCGCAGAGTTTCTCAACTGA
- the LOC118218002 gene encoding potassium voltage-gated channel subfamily G member 3-like isoform X2, which translates to MKFGKSICILNVGGTKYAFPRDVIKDFPLRRVSRLHNCASEKEVLEVCDDYDRERNEFFFDRHSEAFGFIMLYVKYGKLRFVPQMCELSFYNEMIYWGLESSHLEFCCQRRLDDRMSDTYTYFSEEDTKVEDDLRGEDVPEDSAGTGRGSAKWLERMRRTFEEPTSSIAAQILASVSVIFVIVSMVILCASTLPDWKTAENNSVEEHRIIEAVCIGWFTAECIVRFIVSKDKCEFVRRPLNIIDLLAITPYYVSVLMTVLTGENSQLQRAGVTLRVLRMMRIFWVIKLARHFLGLQTLGLTLKRCYREMVMLLVFICVAMAIFGALAQLLEHGLDLEMGNEDYASIPAACWWVIISMTTVGYGDMYPITMPGRVLGGLCVVSGIVLLALPITFIYHSFVQCYHELKFRSARCTRSLSAEFLN; encoded by the exons ATGAAGTTTGGAAAGAGCATTTGCATTCTAAACGTGGGTGGCACAAAATATGCGTTTCCCAGGGACGTGATCAAGGATTTTCCTCTGAGAAGAGTGAGTCGTCTGCACAACTGCGCCTCTGAGAAAGAAGTGCTGGAAGTCTGCGATGACTACGATCGGGAACGGAACGAGTTTTTCTTCGACAGACACTCCGAAGCTTTCGGTTTCATCATGTTGTACGTGAAGTATGGCAAGCTCAGGTTTGTTCCGCAGATGTGCGAGCTGTCATTCTACAACGAAATGATCTACTGGGGTCTGGAGAGCTCCCACTTGGAGTTCTGCTGCCAGCGGCGGCTGGACGACAGGATGTCCGACACGTACACCTACTTCTCAGAGGAGGACACCAAAGTTGAAGATGATTTGAGAGGCGAAGACGTGCCGGAGGACTCTGCCGGCACTGGGAGAGGGAGCGCAAAGTGGTTGGAAAGAATGAGAAGGACTTTTGAGGAGCCAACCTCGTCTATCGCGGCGCAGATTCTGGCCTCGGTCTCCGTAATTTTTGTGATAGTGTCCATGGTAATACTTTGCGCGAGCACTCTACCGGACTGGAAAACTGCCGAGAACAACAGCGTGGAGGAGCACAG GATCATCGAGGCGGTCTGCATTGGCTGGTTCACGGCGGAGTGCATAGTGCGCTTCATCGTGTCCAAAGACAAGTGCGAGTTCGTGCGGCGGCCGCTCAACATCATCGACCTGCTGGCCATCACGCCGTACTACGTCTCGGTCCTGATGACCGTGCTGACGGGCGAGAACTCGCAGCTGCAGCGCGCGGGCGTCACCTTGCGCGTGCTGCGCATGATGCGCATCTTCTGGGTCATCAAGCTGGCGCGGCACTTCCTGGGCCTGCAGACGCTGGGCCTGACGCTGAAGCGCTGCTACCGCGAGATGGTGATGCTGCTGGTGTTCATCTGCGTGGCCATGGCCATCTTCGGAGCGCTGGCCCAGCTGCTGGAGCACGGCCTGGACCTGGAGATGGGCAACGAGGACTACGCCAGCATCCCGGCCGCCTGCTGGTGGGTTATTATCTCCATGACCACCGTCGGCTATGGAGACATGTACCCCATCACCATGCCTGGGCGCGTGCTGGGCGGCCTGTGCGTGGTGAGCGGCATCGTCCTGCTGGCGCTGCCCATCACCTTCATCTACCACAGCTTCGTGCAGTGCTACCACGAGCTGAAGTTCCGTTCGGCCCGCTGTACCCGCAGCCTGTCCGCAGAGTTTCTCAACTGA
- the LOC118218003 gene encoding cytochrome c oxidase subunit 7A-related protein, mitochondrial-like encodes MYYKLSGITQRLTGSAPSTAYTPQGLKPATPVQPKTMVFATPTKLVSESGSMVEYLGANKVPDLQRLFQLSDGIPVHLKRGVPDKLLYRTTMALTIGGAMYCLVALYMAAQPRK; translated from the exons atgtactatAAGTTAAGTGGAATCACACAAAGACTGACGGGATCGGCGCCGTCGACCGCCTACACCCCTCAG GGCCTGAAGCCTGCCACCCCCGTGCAACCCAAGACCATGGTCTTCGCCACGCCAACCAAACTGGTATCCGAGTCTGGATCTATGGTGGAGTACCTGGGTGCCAACAAAGTCCCAGACCTACAGAGGCTCTTCCAG TTGTCGGACGGCATTCCTGTGCACCTGAAACGGGGCGTCCCAGACAAGCTGCTGTACCGCACCACCATGGCGCTGACGATCGGGGGGGCCATGTACTGCCTGGTGGCCCTGTACATGGCAGCGCAGCCCCGGAAGTGA